Proteins from a genomic interval of Streptomyces sp. Tu6071:
- a CDS encoding MFS transporter produces the protein MSETLRTGPTAASHADPAAPDPRRWRALVFIALAQLMVVLDGTIVNIALPSAQRDLGISDGNRQWVITAYALAFGGLLLFGGRIADMWGRKRTFITGLIGFAAASALGGAANGQAMLLGSRALQGVFGALLAPAALSLLAVTFTQAKERAKAFGIYGAIAGGGGAVGLILGGFLTEYLNWRWTFFVNVPFAVVAALGAIFVVTEPKGQRNRASLDIPGVLLSTLGLVSLVYGFTRAESDGWSDSVTIGSFVAAVVLIGSFLLVEGRVKAPLLPLRVVTDRTRGGIYLSLGLAIIAMFGLFLFLTFYLQVVKGYSPVKTGFAFLPMMAGMITGSTQIGARLMTRVPARFLMGPGFLLAAVGMLFLTQMEVGSGYASLVLPAELMLGLGMGTAFMPAMSLATHGIQPRDAGVASAMVNTSQQVGGAIGTALLNTIAASATTAYLTSHAGKGGDARLLQAQALVHGYSNAIWWAVGILLVAATLAFTLVTTGNRKTGPAATSGDGETADAKSADTEIADIPVIAH, from the coding sequence CTCGTCTTCATCGCGCTCGCCCAGCTGATGGTCGTGCTCGACGGGACGATCGTGAACATCGCGCTGCCGAGCGCCCAGCGCGACCTCGGCATCTCCGACGGCAACCGCCAGTGGGTCATCACGGCCTACGCCCTCGCCTTCGGCGGACTGCTCCTCTTCGGCGGTCGCATAGCCGACATGTGGGGCCGCAAGCGCACCTTCATCACCGGCCTCATCGGCTTCGCCGCGGCCTCCGCGCTCGGCGGCGCCGCCAACGGCCAGGCCATGCTGCTCGGCTCCCGCGCCCTCCAGGGCGTCTTCGGCGCCCTGCTCGCCCCCGCGGCGCTCTCGCTGCTCGCGGTCACCTTCACGCAGGCGAAGGAGCGCGCGAAGGCGTTCGGCATCTACGGCGCCATCGCCGGTGGCGGCGGTGCCGTCGGGCTCATCCTCGGCGGCTTCCTCACCGAGTACCTGAACTGGCGCTGGACCTTCTTCGTCAACGTGCCGTTCGCCGTCGTCGCCGCGCTCGGCGCCATCTTCGTCGTCACCGAGCCGAAGGGGCAGCGCAACCGCGCCTCCCTCGACATCCCCGGTGTCCTGCTCTCGACCCTCGGTCTCGTCTCGCTCGTCTACGGCTTCACGCGCGCCGAGTCGGACGGCTGGAGCGACTCCGTGACGATCGGCAGCTTCGTCGCCGCCGTCGTGCTCATCGGCTCGTTCCTCCTGGTCGAGGGGCGCGTCAAGGCCCCGCTGCTCCCGCTGCGCGTCGTCACCGACCGCACCCGGGGCGGGATCTACCTCTCGCTGGGCCTCGCGATCATCGCGATGTTCGGTCTCTTCCTCTTCCTGACCTTCTACCTCCAGGTCGTGAAGGGTTACTCACCGGTCAAGACCGGTTTCGCCTTCCTGCCGATGATGGCGGGCATGATCACCGGCTCGACGCAGATCGGTGCCCGGCTCATGACGAGGGTCCCCGCGCGGTTCCTCATGGGCCCCGGCTTCCTGCTCGCCGCGGTCGGCATGCTCTTCCTGACGCAGATGGAGGTCGGCTCCGGCTACGCGAGCCTCGTGCTCCCGGCCGAGCTGATGCTGGGCCTCGGCATGGGTACGGCGTTCATGCCGGCCATGTCGCTCGCCACGCACGGCATCCAGCCGCGTGACGCCGGTGTCGCCTCCGCGATGGTCAACACCTCGCAGCAGGTCGGCGGCGCGATCGGCACGGCGCTCCTCAACACGATCGCGGCCTCGGCCACGACCGCGTACCTCACCTCGCACGCGGGCAAGGGCGGCGACGCCCGCCTCCTCCAGGCACAGGCCCTCGTGCACGGCTACAGCAACGCCATCTGGTGGGCCGTCGGCATCCTCCTGGTCGCCGCGACCCTCGCCTTCACCCTCGTCACCACGGGCAACCGCAAGACCGGCCCGGCGGCGACGAGCGGCGACGGCGAAACGGCGGACGCCAAGTCGGCGGACACCGAGATCGCGGACATCCCCGTCATCGCTCACTGA
- a CDS encoding pyridoxamine 5'-phosphate oxidase family protein, protein MTLSPEERRAFLDEPLVATLAVAREGERAPLAVPVWFWQEDNGDLLFFTEADSLKSRLVEAAGRFSLLVQRTEPTYRYVSAEGPVVSATPTTPDESYTDAARYLAPDKVDAYVERTGATGDPTAGLVTYRMRPEHWFSADLGSL, encoded by the coding sequence ATGACACTCAGCCCGGAGGAGCGCCGCGCCTTTCTCGACGAGCCGCTCGTCGCGACCCTCGCCGTCGCCAGGGAGGGCGAGCGCGCGCCGCTCGCCGTGCCCGTCTGGTTCTGGCAGGAGGACAACGGCGACCTGCTCTTCTTCACCGAGGCCGACTCGCTGAAGTCCCGCCTCGTCGAGGCCGCGGGGCGTTTCAGCCTGCTCGTGCAGCGCACCGAACCCACGTACCGCTACGTCTCCGCCGAGGGTCCGGTCGTCTCCGCGACGCCCACGACCCCGGACGAGTCCTACACCGACGCCGCCCGCTACCTCGCCCCCGACAAGGTCGACGCCTACGTCGAGCGCACCGGCGCCACCGGCGACCCGACCGCCGGTCTCGTCACCTACCGCATGCGCCCCGAGCACTGGTTCTCCGCGGACCTCGGCTCGCTCTGA
- the mscL gene encoding large conductance mechanosensitive channel protein MscL has protein sequence MSENSKPGVWEGFKSFLMRGNVIDLAVAVVIGAAFTNIVNAVVKGIINPVVGAFGTQDLDNYSYCLESPCNPARGGEEAEGIQIMWGTVLSAALTFLITAAVVYFLMVLPMSRYLSRLAARREAKYGTPEVPVSELDVLKDIRDELVAARIARGESAPNGPAAPGATAGPPPEGPGTPEGPAGGQGPTKR, from the coding sequence GTGAGCGAGAACAGCAAGCCTGGTGTGTGGGAAGGCTTCAAGTCCTTCCTCATGCGTGGCAACGTCATCGACCTCGCGGTCGCCGTGGTCATCGGGGCCGCCTTCACGAACATCGTCAACGCGGTGGTCAAGGGCATCATCAACCCGGTGGTCGGCGCCTTCGGGACACAGGACCTGGACAACTACAGCTACTGCCTGGAAAGTCCTTGCAACCCCGCGCGTGGGGGCGAGGAGGCAGAGGGCATCCAGATCATGTGGGGCACGGTCCTCAGCGCGGCCCTCACCTTCCTCATCACGGCGGCCGTCGTGTACTTCCTGATGGTCCTGCCGATGTCGCGCTACCTGTCGCGACTGGCGGCCCGCCGGGAGGCGAAGTACGGCACGCCCGAGGTGCCGGTCTCGGAGCTGGACGTACTGAAGGACATCAGGGACGAACTCGTCGCGGCCCGGATCGCGCGCGGCGAGTCCGCGCCGAACGGTCCGGCGGCGCCCGGAGCGACGGCGGGACCGCCGCCGGAGGGGCCGGGCACGCCGGAAGGCCCGGCAGGGGGCCAGGGGCCCACGAAGCGCTGA
- a CDS encoding S-methyl-5'-thioadenosine phosphorylase, producing MSNTTSTSPAVPGAAGPSGPRADIGVIGGSGFYSFLEDVTEVSVETPYGPPSDSLFLGEVAGRQVAFLPRHGRDHHLPPHRINYRANLWALRSVGVRQVLGPCAVGGLRPEYGPGTLLVPDQFVDRTKSRAQSYFDGEPRPDGAVPNVVHVSPADPYCPTGRAVALTTARRHDWDAVDGGTLVVVEGPRFSTRAESRWHAAQGWSVVGMTGHPEAMLARELELCYTSLTLVTDLDAGTETGEGVSHQDVLEVFAANVDRLRTVLFDVVADLPATEDRACLCTKALGGWDPGFALP from the coding sequence ATGTCGAACACCACCTCCACCAGCCCCGCTGTACCCGGTGCCGCGGGCCCCTCGGGGCCCCGGGCCGATATCGGGGTCATCGGCGGTTCAGGCTTCTACTCCTTCCTCGAAGACGTCACGGAGGTCTCGGTCGAGACTCCGTACGGGCCGCCGAGCGACTCCCTCTTCCTTGGCGAGGTGGCGGGTCGGCAGGTCGCGTTCCTGCCCCGGCACGGGCGGGATCACCACCTGCCGCCCCACCGCATCAACTACCGCGCCAACCTCTGGGCCCTGCGCTCGGTCGGCGTGCGGCAGGTACTCGGACCCTGTGCGGTGGGCGGGCTCCGGCCCGAGTACGGTCCTGGCACCCTGCTCGTTCCCGACCAGTTCGTCGACCGTACGAAGAGCCGGGCCCAGAGCTACTTCGACGGCGAGCCACGTCCGGACGGCGCCGTGCCGAACGTCGTGCACGTCTCCCCCGCCGATCCGTACTGCCCGACGGGCCGTGCCGTCGCACTCACCACGGCCAGGCGGCACGACTGGGACGCGGTGGACGGCGGAACGCTCGTCGTGGTGGAGGGTCCGCGGTTCTCCACCCGTGCCGAATCACGCTGGCACGCGGCGCAGGGCTGGTCGGTGGTCGGGATGACCGGGCATCCGGAGGCGATGCTCGCTCGTGAACTGGAGCTTTGCTACACCTCGTTGACGCTGGTCACCGACCTGGACGCGGGCACCGAGACAGGGGAGGGTGTCTCGCACCAGGATGTGCTGGAGGTCTTCGCGGCGAACGTCGACCGACTGCGGACGGTCCTTTTCGACGTCGTGGCAGATCTTCCGGCTACGGAGGACCGGGCCTGCCTGTGCACGAAGGCCCTCGGGGGATGGGACCCCGGGTTCGCGTTGCCGTAA
- a CDS encoding dioxygenase: MPTLYLSHGAPPLADDPVWPGQLAAWSAELPRPRAILMISAHWEDAPLALGATRTLPLVYDFWGFPEHYYTVQYAAPGAPWLADSVRKLLGGAGTPVQDVEDRGLDHGAYVPLVEMYPDADIPVLQISLPTLDPERLMDLGRKLAPLRDEGVLIVGSGFFTHNLAALRHAGGVPSWSTEFDDWGRRALEGGDIDSLLDFRHTSPAGQLAHPRTEHFAPLFVTLGAADATGELDTRRSVIDGFWLGLAKRSIQFG; this comes from the coding sequence ATGCCCACGCTCTACCTGAGCCACGGCGCCCCGCCGCTCGCCGACGACCCGGTCTGGCCCGGCCAGCTCGCCGCCTGGTCGGCCGAGCTGCCGCGCCCCCGCGCGATCCTGATGATCTCCGCGCACTGGGAGGACGCCCCGCTCGCCCTCGGCGCCACCCGCACCCTGCCCCTCGTCTACGACTTCTGGGGCTTCCCCGAGCACTACTACACGGTCCAGTACGCGGCCCCCGGCGCCCCGTGGCTCGCCGACTCGGTCCGCAAGCTCCTCGGCGGCGCCGGCACCCCGGTCCAGGACGTCGAGGACCGTGGCCTCGACCACGGCGCCTACGTCCCGCTCGTCGAGATGTACCCGGACGCCGACATCCCCGTGCTCCAGATCTCCCTGCCCACCCTCGACCCCGAGCGCCTGATGGACCTCGGCCGCAAGCTCGCCCCGCTGCGGGACGAGGGGGTCCTCATCGTGGGCAGCGGCTTCTTCACCCACAACCTCGCGGCGCTCCGCCACGCGGGAGGCGTGCCGAGCTGGTCGACGGAGTTCGACGACTGGGGCAGGCGGGCCCTGGAGGGCGGCGACATCGACTCCCTCCTCGACTTCCGCCACACCTCCCCCGCCGGACAGCTCGCCCACCCCAGGACCGAGCACTTCGCCCCCCTCTTCGTCACCCTCGGCGCCGCCGACGCCACCGGCGAACTCGACACCCGCCGCAGCGTCATCGACGGCTTCTGGCTCGGCCTCGCCAAACGCTCCATCCAGTTCGGCTGA
- a CDS encoding MarR family winged helix-turn-helix transcriptional regulator, with product MSEGKTPAPAPVPGPVWLGDAEQEVWQAFRQATTLLDDHLDRQLQRDAGMPHVYYGLLVTLSEAPGGRLRMTELACRAKITRSRLSHATARLERSGWVRRENCPADKRGQFAVLTEEGAEMLRRSAPGHVAAVRRALFDRLDGDQQRALGEIMRTIADGLQPTAPDSDLPWLR from the coding sequence ATGAGCGAGGGGAAGACGCCCGCTCCCGCCCCCGTCCCCGGGCCCGTGTGGCTGGGGGACGCCGAGCAGGAGGTCTGGCAGGCGTTCCGGCAGGCGACGACGTTGCTGGACGACCATCTCGACCGGCAGTTGCAGCGCGACGCCGGGATGCCGCACGTGTACTACGGGCTGCTCGTCACGCTCTCCGAGGCACCCGGCGGGCGCCTGCGGATGACGGAGCTGGCCTGCCGCGCGAAGATCACGCGCTCACGGCTCTCGCACGCGACGGCGCGCCTGGAACGGAGCGGGTGGGTACGGCGCGAGAACTGCCCCGCCGACAAGCGGGGGCAGTTCGCCGTGCTCACCGAGGAGGGGGCGGAGATGCTGCGGCGCAGCGCGCCCGGCCACGTCGCCGCCGTGCGCAGGGCGCTCTTCGACCGGCTCGACGGGGACCAGCAGCGAGCCCTGGGCGAGATCATGCGGACGATCGCCGACGGCCTCCAGCCCACGGCCCCGGACAGCGACCTGCCCTGGCTCCGCTGA
- a CDS encoding MFS transporter, whose amino-acid sequence MATTVASSSGTGSPKDAPPRRPGYGQLLRTPGIAGFLLSGFAARQPFGMLTMGMVMLVEHTTGSYGNAGAVAAVTGVSMAVFAPQNGRLADRHGQRAVLVPGVILHAVSVAALAALALADAPLWALFLLAVPAGASVPQVGPMVRARWAGKLAGSPLLPTATAFESVTDEFTFVIGPVLATALCTGVHPVAGLAAEATLTLVGGLLFAAQRAGLPGDGHPGPATGPDSGTEPGAAAPGQAGRGAAGPRAGTAGPSSALRVPGVRVLIVAFLGIGVVFGGMQVSLTAFAEESGHSGVNGLLYGIFACGNMLSGAAVGAIAWKRPAHGRLLVGYTALAVVASTLWAVHSVPLFAVVGFLTGLCVAPSLVTGYTLIDALVPSRARTEAFTWLTGAVALGQAAAVTAAGRLADAHGSQAGFLVPALGTLAALLTLALLRERLVPGGAKPPAEGAEEPAPGV is encoded by the coding sequence GTGGCAACCACGGTCGCCTCCTCGTCCGGCACCGGCTCCCCGAAGGACGCGCCCCCGCGTCGCCCCGGCTACGGACAGCTCCTGCGCACCCCCGGCATCGCCGGCTTCCTCCTCTCGGGCTTCGCCGCCCGGCAGCCCTTCGGGATGCTGACCATGGGCATGGTCATGCTCGTGGAACATACCACCGGCTCGTACGGCAACGCGGGCGCCGTCGCCGCCGTCACCGGTGTCTCCATGGCCGTCTTCGCCCCGCAGAACGGCCGGCTCGCGGATCGCCACGGACAACGCGCCGTCCTCGTCCCCGGCGTCATCCTCCACGCCGTCTCGGTCGCCGCGCTGGCCGCGCTCGCGCTTGCCGATGCCCCGCTGTGGGCCCTGTTCCTGCTGGCCGTCCCGGCGGGCGCGTCAGTGCCGCAGGTCGGCCCGATGGTGCGGGCGCGCTGGGCGGGCAAGCTCGCCGGCAGCCCGCTCCTCCCCACGGCAACCGCCTTCGAATCGGTCACCGACGAGTTCACGTTCGTCATCGGGCCGGTCCTCGCCACCGCGTTGTGCACGGGCGTGCACCCCGTCGCCGGTCTCGCCGCCGAGGCCACGCTCACCCTCGTCGGCGGCCTGCTCTTCGCCGCCCAGCGCGCGGGCCTGCCGGGCGACGGTCACCCCGGTCCCGCGACCGGTCCGGACAGCGGCACGGAGCCGGGCGCGGCGGCCCCGGGTCAGGCAGGAAGGGGCGCTGCGGGGCCCCGGGCGGGGACGGCGGGCCCGTCCTCGGCACTGCGGGTCCCGGGCGTCCGGGTGCTGATCGTGGCCTTCCTCGGGATCGGGGTGGTCTTCGGCGGCATGCAGGTGTCTCTCACGGCCTTCGCCGAGGAGTCGGGTCACTCCGGTGTCAACGGCCTCCTCTACGGGATCTTCGCCTGCGGGAACATGCTCTCGGGCGCCGCAGTGGGCGCGATCGCCTGGAAGCGGCCCGCGCACGGCCGGCTGCTCGTCGGCTACACGGCACTCGCCGTCGTGGCCTCGACCCTGTGGGCCGTGCACTCCGTTCCTCTCTTCGCGGTGGTCGGTTTCCTGACGGGGCTCTGCGTCGCTCCCTCCCTCGTGACCGGGTACACCCTTATCGACGCGCTGGTGCCGAGCCGGGCCAGGACCGAGGCGTTCACCTGGTTGACCGGGGCGGTGGCCCTGGGCCAGGCGGCGGCCGTGACGGCCGCGGGGAGACTCGCGGACGCGCACGGTTCGCAGGCCGGTTTCCTGGTCCCGGCCCTCGGCACACTGGCCGCCCTCCTCACGCTGGCACTCCTGCGCGAGCGACTCGTACCGGGCGGCGCGAAGCCCCCGGCCGAGGGCGCCGAGGAGCCCGCGCCGGGCGTGTGA
- a CDS encoding questin oxidase family protein — protein sequence MLDEALERLHSTGPERNGWLSNHAPMAVEALVRGGHGGTVHRWVDRYRDKLEQAPSSYARVTEENWREAMGDPRRIADWTTYFGVRLAEAPWRTVLATWWPRLLPGIAAGATHPVIRTGHAVRTLLATEADSSGGRAAAEAVRDPAGPRLAELAHALGYWAARSQPLPPVRALASYASAGEALDAVPAVASQSGGIRERLARLDAFPVWPAAGLRGPEEAAERLRELVAAAVRRYATHAHGEPVMLVHAATAPNAVLRVLPALPSGLWAPSVSAAWAASAAVTAAYGPGRAASWQALGREAEVLDRDEVFARAAAHGDEHAVKFADTALDPALHLTDPQARAAALRAVELIEPVW from the coding sequence GTGCTCGACGAGGCCCTGGAGCGCTTGCATTCCACGGGACCGGAGCGGAACGGCTGGCTCAGCAACCACGCGCCGATGGCGGTCGAGGCGCTGGTGCGCGGCGGGCACGGCGGCACGGTGCACCGCTGGGTCGATCGCTACCGGGACAAGCTGGAGCAGGCTCCGTCCTCGTACGCGCGCGTCACCGAGGAGAACTGGCGCGAGGCGATGGGCGATCCGCGCCGGATCGCCGACTGGACGACGTACTTCGGCGTACGGCTCGCCGAGGCGCCGTGGCGCACGGTGCTCGCCACGTGGTGGCCGCGCCTGCTGCCGGGGATCGCGGCCGGTGCGACGCACCCCGTGATCCGGACCGGTCACGCCGTACGGACGTTGCTCGCGACGGAGGCGGATTCCTCGGGTGGGCGCGCGGCGGCCGAGGCGGTACGGGACCCGGCCGGGCCACGGCTCGCGGAGCTGGCGCACGCGCTCGGGTACTGGGCGGCGCGGAGTCAGCCGCTGCCTCCGGTGCGCGCTTTGGCGTCGTACGCGAGCGCGGGCGAGGCGCTGGACGCGGTGCCGGCGGTCGCGAGCCAGAGCGGGGGCATCAGGGAGCGGCTGGCGCGGCTTGACGCCTTCCCAGTGTGGCCGGCCGCCGGGCTCCGTGGTCCCGAGGAGGCGGCGGAGCGGCTCCGCGAGCTGGTCGCGGCTGCCGTACGCCGGTACGCGACGCACGCGCACGGGGAGCCGGTGATGCTCGTGCACGCCGCGACGGCGCCCAACGCGGTGCTGCGCGTGCTGCCCGCACTCCCCTCCGGGCTCTGGGCGCCGAGTGTGTCGGCGGCCTGGGCGGCGAGTGCGGCGGTGACGGCTGCCTACGGCCCGGGGCGGGCCGCGTCCTGGCAGGCGCTGGGGCGGGAGGCCGAAGTCCTCGACAGGGACGAGGTGTTCGCACGGGCGGCGGCCCACGGGGACGAGCACGCGGTGAAGTTCGCCGACACCGCACTCGACCCCGCCCTGCACCTCACCGACCCACAGGCCCGAGCGGCGGCGCTCCGCGCGGTGGAGCTCATCGAGCCGGTGTGGTGA
- a CDS encoding GNAT family N-acetyltransferase, with product MPESTEKVQVRAGREGDLPQLTEIYNHYVTETPITFDTVPFTADQRMEWFRAHPTGGPHRLLVAHASGRPAGADVLGYATSGAFRSKPAYATSVEVSVYCRPGEGGHGLGTLLYTALFASLAGEDVHRAYAGIALPNPASLALHGRFGFRHLGTYAEVGRKFGRYWDVAWYEKDLAP from the coding sequence ATGCCAGAATCCACCGAAAAGGTGCAGGTCAGGGCGGGGCGTGAGGGAGATCTTCCGCAGCTCACAGAGATCTACAACCACTACGTGACAGAGACGCCGATCACGTTCGACACGGTTCCGTTCACTGCCGATCAGCGCATGGAGTGGTTCCGCGCTCACCCGACCGGCGGTCCGCACCGGCTCCTCGTCGCCCACGCGTCCGGCAGGCCGGCGGGGGCGGACGTGCTCGGTTACGCGACGAGCGGCGCCTTCCGGAGCAAACCGGCGTATGCGACGTCCGTGGAGGTCAGCGTCTACTGCCGGCCCGGGGAAGGTGGTCACGGGCTGGGTACGCTGTTGTACACGGCGTTGTTCGCGAGTCTCGCGGGCGAGGACGTCCACCGCGCCTACGCCGGGATCGCCCTGCCGAACCCGGCCTCGCTCGCGCTGCACGGCCGCTTCGGTTTCCGTCACCTGGGCACGTACGCGGAGGTGGGGAGGAAGTTCGGGCGGTACTGGGACGTGGCGTGGTACGAGAAGGATCTCGCGCCGTAG
- a CDS encoding sigma-70 family RNA polymerase sigma factor, producing MATRAVARRQSATGSGASQASGSGETRGSRGARSMSGEIADRDLVGMYLDEIARTPLLDAAKEVELSQTIEAGVFARQILDGETDTKNETSREELEALWEASERAKDVFIRSNLRLVVAVARRYPRAGLPLLDLIQEGNAGLVRAVEKFDYRKGFKFSTYATWWIRQAITRSIADQSRTIRLPVHLVEELGRIRRVQREFNREHGRDPEHAEIAAELGSTPERVSDVLDWARDPVSLNMSVDDEGDTQFGDLLEDTSAVSPEQSVMTLLRSEELDELIGRLDERTASIIKMRYGIDDGRERTLTEVGKQHGLTRERIRQIEKHALLELKKLAHDTGFDAAA from the coding sequence ATGGCAACCCGTGCCGTCGCCCGTCGTCAGTCCGCCACAGGGAGCGGCGCCTCCCAGGCTTCGGGCTCCGGGGAGACCCGGGGTTCCAGGGGTGCCCGTTCCATGAGCGGAGAGATAGCCGACCGCGACCTGGTCGGCATGTACCTCGACGAGATAGCCCGTACGCCGCTGCTGGACGCCGCCAAGGAGGTCGAGCTCTCGCAGACCATCGAGGCGGGTGTCTTCGCGCGCCAGATCCTCGACGGCGAGACCGACACCAAGAACGAGACGTCCCGCGAGGAACTCGAAGCGCTCTGGGAAGCGAGCGAGCGCGCCAAGGACGTCTTCATCCGTTCCAACCTGCGACTCGTCGTCGCCGTGGCCCGGCGCTACCCGCGCGCCGGACTGCCGCTCCTCGACCTGATCCAGGAGGGGAACGCGGGCCTGGTGCGCGCGGTCGAGAAGTTCGACTACCGCAAGGGCTTCAAGTTCTCCACGTACGCGACCTGGTGGATTCGGCAGGCCATCACCCGGTCCATCGCCGACCAGTCGCGCACCATCCGGCTGCCCGTCCACCTCGTGGAGGAGCTGGGCCGCATCCGCCGGGTCCAGCGCGAGTTCAACCGCGAGCACGGCCGCGACCCGGAGCACGCCGAGATCGCCGCCGAGCTGGGCTCGACACCCGAGCGCGTCTCCGACGTCCTCGACTGGGCGCGCGACCCCGTCTCGCTCAACATGTCCGTGGACGACGAGGGCGACACCCAGTTCGGTGACCTCCTGGAGGACACCTCCGCCGTCTCGCCCGAGCAGTCCGTCATGACCCTGCTGCGCAGCGAGGAGCTGGACGAGCTGATCGGCCGGCTCGACGAGCGCACCGCTTCGATCATCAAGATGCGTTACGGCATCGATGACGGCCGCGAGCGCACCCTGACCGAGGTCGGCAAGCAGCACGGCCTCACCCGGGAGCGCATCCGCCAGATCGAGAAGCACGCCCTGCTCGAACTGAAGAAGCTGGCGCACGACACCGGCTTCGACGCGGCGGCGTAA
- a CDS encoding FmdB family zinc ribbon protein — MPTYQYQCTECGEGLEAVQKFTDDSLTECPNCGGRLKKVFSAVGIVFKGSGFYRNDSRGSSSSSSPAAKPSTSTGSDTSAKPATEKKSDAGSSSSSSSSSSSSSPAPAA, encoded by the coding sequence GTGCCGACGTACCAGTACCAGTGCACCGAGTGCGGTGAGGGCCTGGAAGCCGTCCAGAAGTTCACGGACGACTCGCTCACCGAGTGCCCGAACTGCGGGGGACGCCTGAAGAAGGTCTTCTCCGCCGTCGGCATCGTCTTCAAGGGCTCGGGCTTCTACCGCAACGACAGCCGAGGCTCGTCGAGCAGCAGCTCCCCCGCGGCCAAGCCCTCGACGTCGACCGGTTCGGACACCTCCGCGAAGCCCGCGACGGAGAAGAAGTCGGACGCCGGTTCCAGCTCGTCGAGCAGCAGTTCCTCCAGCAGCAGCTCGCCGGCGCCCGCCGCCTGA